The genomic interval aataacagcagaaTCCAAGATAATATGGAAATAGAAGACTGAAAACAAAGGCAAGATTAGCTAAGAGGCTTCTGTAATAGTCCAAATAGGAAATAATGTAGGCCAGAATCTGAAAATATTGATTTAGAGGTTAGCTGGGTTAGGTTGAGAGTACCTTCAATTATTTATAGAAAAGGCAAGGGTTGGGAATTTCGCAGTAGACTttgtgcctagcatgcacaaagcgcAAGTCCTCCAGTATTAGTGATTcaagtatgtgcatatatatgtgtgtatatgtatatgaaagcCATGAAAATACTTATACTTTATTAAGTTTAAActaagttaaaataatattttgtgacttgttatttttatctgtattatTCACTTTAAGTATCAGTAATATGCAATATGGGAATACTTAAGTTTTCCCCACCATGGTCATTTAATAAGATAGTTCTGATCTTTTTATAATTAGCAAACACATTATCAAATACCAATTAATTTTATTAGCCTAAAACTtaactgaaatataataaaaataattaccattCATTAACAAAATGATCAGCTATTCAGTTAACTAATAATTATTGAGCACCTCCTATTTTCCAGGTCCAAAAATTATGTGTTACCTCATAGAATTCTCAAAACCATCCTTTTAGATagtagtatttttaatttaacagaTATTAAAGAATATATTGTCTCTTGTTCACATTTGGGTTTTACCAAAACGACTTtgcttttacatttatatttcttagttCATGCagatataaactttatttttatttatatcaccAACACCTCTCTTTCCCAAGAGAAAAACTTTGTTTTCCTAAGGACATCATCACTTATCTATAATTtgcttataaattttaataaaatacatgggaatatataataaagtattactctattattttggatttaaaaaatgatacaagcATATACTTTAAAAGCTACACCTATTAAGAAATAGATACAGACTATAACttctaaaatatgcatatatatttaaaattaacctatatttttggtttataaatataattttataaataaggatgTTAAAAAACTTAAATGACTTAAACATGGTCAGCTACATGTAAggtactaaaatatatattctttcaagTTTAAGGTACCTCTCCTAAAATCTGAGTTCAActgaataaaaattagaatagccatattttcctttatgtaaGATACCTAACTATAGCCAAAAGGTCAGAGAATGCAATAATAGTGAATATCAAATTCTCCCCAATTTCTATGATATAAGTACATATAATCTTATAGAAAAACTGTTTTAATAAAAGTATCAATAAATACAAAGGGAAGGGACTACAAAGAAACCGACTGAGTTCTAGTAAGGGCCCTTATTTTGCAAATTAGGGACTGGGGCTCAATCTTGATAAGTACTTTGGTCATGTCATATGTCAGTGGAAGAACCAACCTCAACTATTTTGGGGTGTTTTGACCATATCTTTGGCCTCTTATTACTGACTCATTATCTATTTACTATATTTTCATTTGGGAAACTACCCAAATTtaactatttttctcttcttcacaacaactatttttcttattaatgagCATTTTAAGAATAGGATGCAGTTCATGATATTAGAGCACTTTTGTAACTTCATCAAGATGAGAACATTATATAGGAAAAAGTTCACTTTACAGGAAATTTGGTTTAGCTGgaaaaagcatatataaaaccATAGCTTTAAAACTTCTTTATATCATAGTGACTTCATATGTTGTGAAATGGTTTTCTATAATCTTGACATTTTCTTCTGATAACCAGTTTTCCTGTTTTAGCTGGCTTATAAGAGCTTCTAAAGACTTTAATCTTCCTAGAGTTTGTTGCTCTTGTAGCTCTAGAAGGGTTATCTTTGAATGTAGTTTAGAGACTTTTTGCCAAAGATGTTCCTTATTTATGTCTTGTCTGCAATAAGAATGTTCAATTTGTAAAACTTCTGCCCCATGATCTATAGTCTTATATAAGGAGTCTTCAGTGTCTAAGTCTTCCATTTCCATGGTTTCTTTGGGGGCAGGTATAAAGGAATTAACTACAGGTTTAGAATTTTCTGTGGGCACAAAAATGGCAATAACAGattgtttatttgtgtttatatcTTCAACTGTTTGATTAACTGTGCTGAATAAGAATGGATTTTCCTGTGATTTAATTTCCATGGAATTATTTGTAAAGTTTGGATTAGCAAGATGACTGGTTGTTATTTCAAGTACTTCTTGGCTTTCCAAAGACTGGTGACTACCTTCTGAATTTGAAGTCGTCAAAGTAATAGTTGTAGAATTTTGATTCTCAAAAGATGTATGAAATTCTCTTAAATCTAAATCTTGGTTAATTGATTTTTCCAGGgtagatttcagattttcagtgtCTTCCTTAACTAGATTAAGAGttaatactttattttgtaaGCTTCCTGGCTTTGGAGCTGTTGGCTTCAGCAAGGCAGACGAATCAAGCAATTCTACATGTTCAGGAAGCACATCTGTGTTAACTGTAATATTCTTTGCCTCATTTGATGCAAATGATTCTTCTGACCTGGCTTTTAGGCACACTTCTTTCTCttccaattttttcttctgagatttttttttggagaggtCTTTTccctagaaaataatattttcaaattctaaaaaGACTTATTCTCTTATTAATTAGTCATGACTACTTAATTGTAACTTTAGGCACTATGCTGGGCAAGCACATTTGTTTAGTTAAAAAATACTCTAAACATATgatttaaatatatcttaaaatgttttttgaaaagcattaagcacattcaatatataaaacatttcaatcATTAAAACACCCAACAAAAAAGCTTAACttattattaatttacattaataACTTAAGATTGTATACATTACCTTCTGTTTCTTAAACTACACTTCacaacaatttaaatttttaaaaactacattacTTTTAGTAAAAGTGCAAATTAGTGTTCCTTTTCCTCAAGTATTCATTTTCCCAAAAGTTATCTTTCCCTCTTACTCTCTGTACCCATCACCTGCCACCCTATGATGTGTCACCATGCTCAGCATTACTGCCCCCACTCCAATACCTGATAGTCTTCAGGCAAAGAAAATATTGTTGGAATTGCAGTTTGTTTTAAATAACGAATACCCCATCTGATGTCAAGAGAGTCAGGAGTAAAATGGTCACTACATAGGAACTGGTATTTACTAGGAACCCAAGAATCACGTTTCATATTCTTTAACCATTTTTCAAGTCTTTCTTTGTCATGTAGAGGAAacctgaaattataaaaaaaaaaaaacagaaaaagaaaatttgctgtatttttacattttgctaGATTCTAAACATATATATCTAGCACTATTTGTCAAGTGCTGCAAAAGCTAGATACCCATCCCCACTAAACAAGAGCATCTTCATGACAACTACCATATTATCTCTCTACAGTAAGAGTACTAAGACACGCACGATATAATAGAAGCCAAAGTTTTTGCCTGAGAATAGCTTGTAAAACAGAATTCAGAGTCCCTTCAAGTAAAACAGGTATTCCTGCAAAGGATAAAATCTATTCATATTTTCTGTGGATTATGTTCCACCTTTGTTTTATTG from Urocitellus parryii isolate mUroPar1 chromosome 3, mUroPar1.hap1, whole genome shotgun sequence carries:
- the Thap5 gene encoding THAP domain-containing protein 5 isoform X2; translated protein: MKRDSWVPSKYQFLCSDHFTPDSLDIRWGIRYLKQTAIPTIFSLPEDYQGKDLSKKKSQKKKLEEKEVCLKARSEESFASNEAKNITVNTDVLPEHVELLDSSALLKPTAPKPGSLQNKVLTLNLVKEDTENLKSTLEKSINQDLDLREFHTSFENQNSTTITLTTSNSEGSHQSLESQEVLEITTSHLANPNFTNNSMEIKSQENPFLFSTVNQTVEDINTNKQSVIAIFVPTENSKPVVNSFIPAPKETMEMEDLDTEDSLYKTIDHGAEVLQIEHSYCRQDINKEHLWQKVSKLHSKITLLELQEQQTLGRLKSLEALISQLKQENWLSEENVKIIENHFTTYEVTMI
- the Thap5 gene encoding THAP domain-containing protein 5 isoform X1, translated to MPRYCAAICCKNRRGPNNKDRKLSFYPFPLHDKERLEKWLKNMKRDSWVPSKYQFLCSDHFTPDSLDIRWGIRYLKQTAIPTIFSLPEDYQGKDLSKKKSQKKKLEEKEVCLKARSEESFASNEAKNITVNTDVLPEHVELLDSSALLKPTAPKPGSLQNKVLTLNLVKEDTENLKSTLEKSINQDLDLREFHTSFENQNSTTITLTTSNSEGSHQSLESQEVLEITTSHLANPNFTNNSMEIKSQENPFLFSTVNQTVEDINTNKQSVIAIFVPTENSKPVVNSFIPAPKETMEMEDLDTEDSLYKTIDHGAEVLQIEHSYCRQDINKEHLWQKVSKLHSKITLLELQEQQTLGRLKSLEALISQLKQENWLSEENVKIIENHFTTYEVTMI